In Scylla paramamosain isolate STU-SP2022 chromosome 31, ASM3559412v1, whole genome shotgun sequence, one DNA window encodes the following:
- the LOC135116446 gene encoding serine palmitoyltransferase 2-like isoform X4: MDNSVQKNLTSQPNGGSASKKSYHKEEECSLFVAFFTFLSYGVLLMLGYVREFFIPVTTKEKNREHKKKNAFVTTQIRDIEECPSFTNFTIYLSYGVLFLVGYVKEFFYPPSTKETNREGYVPLYIGFESFYTRNVYRRIQDCWNRPISSVPGAEINLLERYTPDYGWTMKLTGKILKCINAGSYNYLGFAENHGPCHDAAEVTTKEVGITTSSPRLELGTLEIHKKLEALVSEFLGVEDAITFGMGFATNVLNLPSILGPSCLVLSDEFNHASLILGLRLSGATVKVFQHNNAADLEKKLREALIHGHPRTRRPWKKAMIVVEGIYSMEGSICDLPNFIRIKKKYKTYLYVDEAHSIGALGPRGGGVVDYYGADPKDVDIHMGTFTKSFGAAGGYIAGSKDLIDHLRVNSHAQSYAASMPPPVAQQIITSMSIIMGKDGSVEGRRRIQQLARNVKYFRQRLRQMGFIVYGHDDSPVVPLLLYLIPKITMFVRELTKRGVAGVGVGFPATKITGGRMRFCLSASHTKEMLDKILKEVDVVGDMCSCKYSKIPKSCKPIEW; the protein is encoded by the exons ATG GATAACTCTGTGCAAAAGAATCTCACAAGTCAACCAAATGGAGGTTCGGCTTCTAAGAAATCGTAccataaggaagaagaatgctCCCTCTTTGTGgctttcttcacctttctctcctaTGGAGTGCTCCTGATGCTTGGCTATGTGAGGGAATTTTTTATACCTGTCACCACCaaggagaagaacagagaa CATAAGAAAAAGAATGCATTTGTCACAACACAAATAAGGGATATCGAGGAGTGTCCATCGTTCACCAACTTCACCATCTATCTGTCCTATGGGGTCCTCTTCCTCGTTGGATACGTCAAAGAGTTCTTCTACCCACCATCAACGAAAGAGACAAATAGAGAG GGATATGTGCCTCTTTACATTGGCTTTGAGAGCTTCTACACTCGCAATGTTTATCGGCGTATTCAAGACTGTTGGAATAGACCCATTTCCAGCGTGCCTGGAGCTGAGATTAACCTGCTGGAGCGGTACACTCCTGACTATGGTTGGACTATGAA aTTGACGGGTAAGATATTGAAGTGCATAAATGCTGGGTCATACAACTATCTTGGGTTTGCGGAGAACCATGGCCCATGTCACGATGCTGCCGAGGTGACAACGAAGGAAGTCGGCATCACCACTAGCAGCCCACGGCTTGAGCTTG GAACTCTTGAAATCCACAAGAAGTTGGAAGCACTGGTGTCAGAATTTTTGGGTGTGGAGGATGCAATCACTTTTGGCATGGGGTTTGCCACCAATGTGCTCAACTTGCCATCTATTCTTGGTCCCAGCTGCCTGGTGCTCTCAGATGAGTTCAACCATGCCTCTCTTATCTTGGGCCTGAGACTGTCTGGAGCCACTGTGAAG GTTTTCCAGCACAACAATGCAGCTGACCTTGAAAAGAAACTGCGAGAAGCCCTCATCCATGGCCACCCCAGAACACGGCGGCCCTGGAAGAAGGCCATGATTGTGGTGGAGGGAATCTACTCCATGGAAGGAAGCATTTGTGACCTACCCAACTTCATcagaattaagaaaaagtaTAAG ACTTACCTGTACGTTGATGAGGCCCACAGCATAGGTGCACTGGGGCCGAGGGGTGGAGGTGTAGTGGACTACTATGGTGCTGACCCAAAGGATGTGGACATCCACATGGGAACCTTCACTAAGAGTTttggtgctgctggtggatACATTGCTGGATCCAAG GACCTAATCGACCATCTGCGAGTGAATAGTCATGCTCAGTCATATGCTGCCTCCATGCCTCCACCTGTAGCCCAGCAGATCATCACCTCCATGTCCATCATTATGGGCAAGGACGGCTCTGTTGAAG GTCGCAGGCGCATTCAACAACTGGCCAGGAATGTGAAATATTTCCGACAACGCCTCAGGCAGATGGGATTCATTGTTTATGGCCACGATGATTCACCTGTTGTGCCCTTGCTCTTGTACCTGATTCCTAAGATTAC AATGTTTGTACGGGAGCTGACCAAGCGAGGCGTTGCTGGGGTTGGTGTGGGTTTCCCAGCCACGAAAATCACAGGTGGACGAATGaggttctgtctgtctgcttcccaCACCAAGGAGATGCTTGacaag ATCCTGAAAGAGGTGGATGTGGTTGGTGACATGTGTTCTTGCAAGTACTCCAAAATCCCTAAGAGTTGCAAACCCATCGAGTGGTAG